In Desulfovermiculus halophilus DSM 18834, the following are encoded in one genomic region:
- a CDS encoding flavodoxin family protein produces the protein MKILSIIGSPHGERGNTGKLLGEVLKGAESKGAACETIILQGDSVKPCLGCDQCHKKGRCPQKDEFESIKEKMLAADGIILATPNYIFNVSGQLKVFIDRCSSLIHCMALEGKYGACVVTSGGGDERPIVQYLQHFLMVSGAVPVDAVWAAMGPTGPKTQVPEKSREQAFNAGRTLVRAWEEKRCFTMVEKVQEEHRKRMQELINWYQEEWPHEYAYWKERA, from the coding sequence ATGAAAATTCTTAGCATCATCGGAAGCCCCCATGGGGAGAGAGGGAACACGGGAAAGCTGCTTGGAGAAGTCTTAAAAGGTGCGGAAAGTAAAGGGGCGGCGTGTGAGACTATTATTCTTCAAGGCGATTCTGTAAAGCCGTGCCTGGGTTGCGATCAATGCCACAAAAAAGGCCGCTGCCCGCAAAAGGACGAGTTTGAGTCCATAAAGGAAAAGATGCTGGCGGCAGACGGGATCATCCTGGCCACGCCAAATTATATCTTCAACGTGAGCGGCCAGTTAAAGGTCTTTATCGATCGTTGTTCCAGTCTGATCCATTGCATGGCCCTTGAGGGCAAATACGGGGCATGCGTGGTAACCTCCGGAGGGGGTGATGAACGGCCCATTGTCCAATACCTTCAACACTTTCTCATGGTAAGCGGGGCGGTTCCGGTTGATGCTGTGTGGGCCGCCATGGGCCCCACCGGACCAAAGACTCAGGTACCTGAGAAAAGCCGCGAGCAGGCCTTTAATGCAGGCAGGACCCTGGTAAGGGCCTGGGAGGAGAAAAGGTGTTTTACTATGGTGGAAAAGGTGCAGGAGGAGCATCGAAAAAGGATGCAGGAATTGATTAACTGGTATCAGGAAGAATGGCCCCATGAGTATGCATACTGGAAGGAGCGGGCCTAA